A single window of Streptomyces sudanensis DNA harbors:
- a CDS encoding Lrp/AsnC family transcriptional regulator, which translates to MTGFSPDATDWRILQALQADGRASFAELARAVSMSASAVTERVRRLEEAGVITGYTAVVDQEALGLPVLAFVRLRYPHGNYKPFHDLLDATPEVLEAHHVTGDDCFVLKVAARSMRHLEEVSGRIGALGSVTTSVVYSSPLPRRPVTR; encoded by the coding sequence ATGACGGGATTCTCACCGGACGCCACCGACTGGCGCATCCTCCAGGCATTGCAGGCCGACGGCCGGGCGAGCTTCGCCGAGCTGGCCCGCGCGGTGTCGATGTCGGCGAGCGCCGTGACCGAGCGGGTGCGGCGGCTGGAGGAGGCGGGGGTGATCACCGGGTACACGGCGGTCGTCGACCAGGAGGCCCTGGGCCTGCCGGTCCTCGCCTTCGTCCGGCTGCGCTACCCGCACGGCAACTACAAGCCGTTCCACGACCTGCTGGACGCGACGCCGGAGGTCCTGGAGGCGCACCACGTCACCGGGGACGACTGCTTCGTCCTGAAGGTCGCCGCCCGGTCGATGCGGCACCTGGAGGAGGTGTCGGGGCGGATCGGCGCGCTGGGGTCGGTGACGACGAGCGTGGTGTACTCGTCGCCGCTGCCGCGCCGCCCGGTCACCCGCTGA
- a CDS encoding rhodanese-like domain-containing protein translates to SAPSPVLRVPPAAPDVAAAHFAASLAFHADASDVAAALAAGGDPGFVVLDSRSTEAWDQGHLPGAVHLPTALVPERAGHLLDKAVPVVTYCWGPGCNGATRAALALARLGYRVKEMLGGFEYWAREGFPYETAEGPRRRDADPLTAPVTTDTCGC, encoded by the coding sequence CCTCCGCCCCGAGCCCCGTGCTGCGCGTGCCGCCCGCCGCGCCCGACGTGGCCGCCGCCCACTTCGCCGCGAGCCTGGCGTTCCACGCCGACGCCTCCGACGTGGCCGCCGCACTCGCGGCGGGCGGCGACCCCGGGTTCGTCGTCCTGGACTCCCGCTCCACCGAGGCGTGGGACCAGGGGCACCTCCCCGGCGCCGTCCACCTGCCGACCGCCCTCGTCCCCGAACGGGCCGGGCACCTGCTCGACAAGGCCGTCCCCGTCGTCACCTACTGCTGGGGCCCCGGCTGCAACGGCGCCACCCGCGCCGCCCTCGCCCTCGCCCGACTCGGCTACCGGGTCAAGGAGATGCTCGGCGGCTTCGAGTACTGGGCCCGCGAGGGCTTCCCGTACGAGACGGCCGAAGGCCCGCGCCGCCGCGACGCCGACCCCCTCACCGCCCCCGTCACCACCGACACCTGCGGCTGCTGA
- a CDS encoding GntR family transcriptional regulator — MPSPKTFTKIADHFRERILSGELEPGAKLPTNREIAGQWQAAAATVSRALQALQVENFIRTTPRGTYVADDPRWTLSARDRLARVQRVKSFLAEGETSRVTAAELITPPLYVADLFDLEPGDQVVRREWLAGRGKTRTVFAVTWHPAPFAALVPDLLNTAPGRNHGLSARVLEATGRTITHARDDMHARPADAREASALGLPVGSPILAGAHRWSDAEGIIEYGEWCLPPRFTIGYEHQP; from the coding sequence ATGCCCAGTCCCAAGACGTTCACGAAGATCGCGGATCACTTCCGGGAGCGCATCCTGTCGGGAGAGCTCGAACCGGGCGCCAAGCTGCCGACGAACCGGGAGATCGCCGGGCAATGGCAGGCCGCGGCCGCCACGGTGTCCCGGGCCCTGCAGGCCCTCCAGGTGGAGAACTTCATCCGCACCACCCCCCGGGGCACCTACGTCGCCGACGACCCTCGCTGGACGCTGTCGGCGCGGGACCGGCTGGCCCGGGTCCAGCGGGTGAAGTCGTTCCTGGCCGAAGGCGAGACGAGCCGGGTGACGGCCGCCGAACTGATCACCCCGCCGCTCTACGTGGCGGACCTCTTCGACCTGGAGCCCGGAGACCAGGTGGTGCGGCGCGAGTGGCTGGCCGGCCGGGGCAAGACCCGGACCGTGTTCGCGGTCACCTGGCACCCGGCCCCGTTCGCCGCCCTCGTACCGGACCTGCTGAACACCGCCCCGGGCCGCAATCACGGACTGTCCGCCCGGGTCCTGGAAGCCACCGGCCGCACGATCACCCACGCCCGCGACGACATGCACGCCCGCCCCGCCGACGCCCGAGAGGCCAGCGCACTGGGGCTGCCGGTCGGCTCCCCGATCCTGGCGGGCGCCCACCGCTGGTCGGACGCGGAAGGGATCATCGAGTACGGAGAGTGGTGCCTGCCGCCCCGGTTCACCATCGGCTACGAGCACCAGCCCTGA
- a CDS encoding DUF4265 domain-containing protein, producing the protein MSSETSSNPSGAEAVPSGKPERLYKVAFDLPDETAEWAHASSERLWTGKTSVQMEVQVRNTPFYVKGIAFGDIVRVRADHERREFVFEEFVSEAGHSTVRIIIKDDDARDMIDAMLRSFECSWEIDTTGYLWAIDVPPHVDYASMRVALLRIADEGKIGIEEGALARTHRDGLGLAESDR; encoded by the coding sequence ATGAGCTCAGAGACTTCCTCGAACCCTAGCGGCGCTGAGGCGGTGCCGTCGGGTAAGCCTGAGAGGCTGTACAAGGTAGCCTTCGATCTTCCTGACGAGACTGCCGAGTGGGCCCACGCCTCTTCGGAGCGGCTCTGGACTGGGAAGACCTCCGTGCAGATGGAGGTCCAGGTTCGGAACACTCCCTTCTACGTGAAGGGAATCGCCTTCGGGGACATTGTGCGAGTCAGAGCTGATCACGAGCGTAGAGAGTTCGTGTTCGAGGAATTCGTGTCGGAGGCCGGGCATTCGACGGTCCGCATCATCATCAAGGATGACGACGCGAGGGACATGATTGATGCCATGCTCCGCAGCTTTGAGTGCTCCTGGGAGATCGATACGACAGGGTACTTGTGGGCAATCGATGTGCCGCCGCACGTTGATTATGCGTCCATGAGAGTTGCGCTCCTTCGTATTGCCGATGAAGGGAAGATCGGTATCGAAGAGGGTGCTCTTGCGAGGACACATCGCGATGGGCTCGGATTGGCAGAGTCTGATCGTTAA
- a CDS encoding Hint domain-containing protein, whose translation MSLTKPGGSSGGSSRGGGGSSGGGGAGKAEEGGSCPVNNSFTPGTKVLMADGSTKPIEKVRPGDKVLATDPKTGETRVETVTAGIKGRGLKHLVTITITLDGKTAATGPRTVRVTATEGHPFWVPELRQWIDAVDLRSGQLLRTDTGTYVQITAVQRRTAQDATVHNLTVSDLHTYYVLAGAAPVLVHNCNRAGLDFTDAERQKVYDANAAKNGGEYRCDYCGQKVERRGSRDADGNPVPGRPDDAQIDHIEPRASGGHGGAHNGAVACRRCNRDKSTKTMEDWDDELRDFLEP comes from the coding sequence GTGAGCCTGACCAAGCCGGGCGGCAGCTCCGGCGGGTCCTCCCGCGGCGGCGGCGGTTCCAGCGGTGGCGGCGGCGCGGGCAAGGCCGAGGAAGGCGGCTCCTGCCCGGTCAACAACAGCTTCACCCCCGGCACGAAGGTGCTGATGGCCGACGGTTCCACCAAGCCGATCGAGAAGGTCAGACCCGGGGACAAGGTCCTGGCCACCGACCCGAAGACCGGGGAGACCCGCGTCGAGACGGTCACCGCCGGCATCAAGGGCCGCGGCCTCAAGCACCTGGTCACGATCACGATCACCCTCGACGGCAAGACCGCCGCCACCGGTCCGAGGACGGTCCGGGTCACCGCGACCGAGGGTCACCCCTTCTGGGTCCCCGAGCTGCGCCAGTGGATCGACGCCGTCGACCTGCGCTCCGGCCAGCTGCTCCGGACCGACACCGGGACCTACGTCCAGATCACCGCGGTCCAGCGCCGGACCGCACAGGACGCCACCGTCCACAACCTCACCGTCTCCGACCTCCACACGTACTATGTGCTGGCGGGGGCAGCGCCGGTCCTCGTGCACAATTGCAACAGAGCCGGTCTGGATTTCACTGATGCTGAGCGGCAGAAGGTTTACGACGCCAACGCAGCGAAGAATGGTGGCGAGTACAGGTGTGATTACTGTGGGCAGAAGGTCGAACGGCGGGGATCGCGAGATGCCGATGGCAACCCCGTCCCGGGAAGGCCTGACGATGCACAGATCGATCACATAGAGCCGAGGGCCAGTGGCGGACATGGTGGCGCACATAACGGTGCCGTGGCCTGCCGTCGATGCAACAGGGATAAGTCCACTAAGACCATGGAAGATTGGGACGATGAGCTCAGAGACTTCCTCGAACCCTAG
- a CDS encoding DUF885 domain-containing protein, protein MPDIPSSALPRQVADAYVDALVELDPVTGTYLGVRESHALLPDFSPAGQEEVAALARDTLARLDEAERRPGAESDAERRCGRLLRERLTAELAVHEAREGLRTVSNLRSPAHSVRMAFTVMPAETEEDWAAVAERLRAVPAALDGYRESLALGLERGLPGGPRATATFVGQLGEWAGGGRRGGWFEEFASAGPSALRSELDTAARGATAALGELRDWMRDVYAPAVEGSPDTVGRERYARWSRYHNGTDFDLDEAYAYGWDEYHRILGEMRKEADRILPGAGPWEALAHLDEHGTHIEGVEATRVWLQGLMDEAIEALDGTHFELAERVRRVESRIAPPGSAAAPYYTGPSEDFSRPGRTWLPVGDQTRFPVYDLVSTWYHEGVPGHHLQLAQWAHVADRLSRYQATVGMVSANAEGWALYAERLMDELGFLPDAERRLGYLDAQMMRACRVIVDIGMHLGLEIPAHSPFRPGERWTPELAQDFFQQHSSRPPAYVESEMVRYLSMPAQAIGYKLGERAWLLGRENARRAHGAAFDAKKWHMAALSQGPLGLDDLVEELSRL, encoded by the coding sequence ATGCCAGACATCCCCAGCAGCGCTCTTCCCCGTCAGGTCGCCGACGCCTACGTGGACGCCCTCGTGGAACTCGACCCGGTCACCGGCACGTACCTGGGCGTGCGGGAGAGCCACGCGCTCCTGCCCGACTTCTCCCCCGCCGGCCAGGAGGAGGTCGCCGCCCTGGCGCGCGACACCCTCGCCCGGCTCGACGAGGCCGAGCGGCGGCCCGGTGCCGAGAGCGACGCCGAGCGGCGCTGCGGACGGCTCCTGCGGGAACGGCTCACCGCCGAACTGGCCGTCCACGAAGCCCGGGAGGGGCTGCGCACCGTCAGCAACCTCCGGTCCCCGGCGCACAGCGTGCGCATGGCGTTCACCGTGATGCCCGCGGAGACGGAGGAGGACTGGGCGGCCGTCGCCGAGCGGCTGCGGGCCGTGCCGGCCGCGCTCGACGGGTACCGCGAGTCGCTGGCGCTCGGCCTGGAGCGGGGGCTGCCGGGCGGCCCGCGCGCGACGGCCACCTTCGTCGGCCAGCTCGGCGAGTGGGCGGGCGGCGGGAGGCGGGGCGGCTGGTTCGAGGAGTTCGCCTCGGCCGGGCCCTCCGCGCTGCGCTCCGAGCTGGACACGGCGGCGCGCGGCGCGACCGCGGCCCTCGGGGAACTGCGCGACTGGATGCGCGACGTGTACGCGCCGGCCGTCGAGGGCTCCCCCGACACGGTGGGCCGCGAGCGGTACGCCCGCTGGTCCCGCTACCACAACGGCACCGACTTCGACCTGGACGAGGCGTACGCGTACGGCTGGGACGAGTACCACCGGATCCTCGGCGAGATGCGGAAGGAAGCCGACCGGATCCTTCCCGGAGCCGGCCCCTGGGAGGCACTGGCCCACCTCGACGAGCACGGGACGCACATCGAGGGCGTCGAGGCGACCCGCGTCTGGCTCCAGGGGCTGATGGACGAGGCGATCGAGGCCCTCGACGGGACGCACTTCGAACTCGCCGAGCGGGTGCGGCGCGTCGAGTCGCGCATCGCGCCGCCCGGCAGCGCCGCCGCCCCGTACTACACCGGTCCCTCCGAGGACTTCTCCCGCCCCGGCCGCACCTGGCTGCCCGTCGGCGACCAGACCCGCTTCCCCGTCTACGACCTGGTGTCGACCTGGTACCACGAGGGCGTGCCGGGCCACCACCTCCAACTGGCGCAGTGGGCGCACGTCGCGGACCGGCTCTCCCGCTACCAGGCGACCGTCGGCATGGTGAGCGCCAACGCGGAGGGCTGGGCGCTGTACGCGGAGCGGCTCATGGACGAGCTGGGCTTCCTGCCGGACGCGGAACGCCGCCTGGGCTACCTGGACGCGCAGATGATGCGGGCGTGCCGGGTGATCGTGGACATCGGCATGCACCTCGGCCTGGAGATCCCGGCGCACTCGCCGTTCCGGCCGGGCGAGCGGTGGACGCCCGAGCTGGCGCAGGACTTCTTCCAGCAGCACAGCAGCCGCCCGCCGGCCTACGTCGAGAGCGAGATGGTCCGCTACCTGTCGATGCCGGCGCAGGCCATCGGGTACAAGCTGGGCGAACGGGCCTGGCTGCTGGGCCGGGAGAACGCCCGCCGGGCCCACGGCGCCGCGTTCGACGCGAAGAAGTGGCACATGGCGGCGCTCTCCCAGGGCCCGCTCGGCCTGGACGACCTCGTCGAGGAGCTCTCCCGGCTCTGA
- a CDS encoding glycoside hydrolase family 15 protein, with translation MVSAIEDYAFVGDLQSGALVGRDGSIDWLCLPGFDSPACFAALLHNDSAGRWLLAPVGGGPATRRRYRDDTLVLESEWHTADGGVRVVDCMPLRGEAADVVRLVEGLSGRVTMRMDLRLRPDYGRIVPWVHRAGGGLRAVAGPDGFWLHTPVEVHGENLTTRAEFTVEAGRQVPFVLTHKPSHLVSRPRPVEARAAVEATERFWRSWTGRCAYRGPWEDAVRRSLITLKALTYRPTGGIVAAATTSLPERIGGPRNWDYRYCWLRDATFTLQALVGTGYLEEATRWRDWLLRAVAGNPADLQIMYGLDGTWRLPEYELDWLSGYEDSSPVRVGNAATRQFQLDVWGEVLECLYMGREAGMAASDTAWDMQLALLDFLEGNWREPDLSLWEVRGEPRHFVHSKALAWAGVDRAVRSVPHHGHRGPVDRWEELRDRIHREVCEHGFDAERNTFTQFYGSKGVDAALLLLPRVGFLPWRDPRIRGTVDTVRRELDEDGFLRRYLPEADGGVDGLPGPEATFLVCTFWLVDALHGTGRRQEALELFERLLDLRNDVGLLAEQYDPATGRHLGNTPQAFSMVGLVNSALWLSGTTDITCLDGRHADARDGAGTTAPAAHRGPARH, from the coding sequence ATGGTCAGTGCCATAGAGGACTACGCCTTCGTCGGCGACCTGCAGTCGGGTGCGCTGGTGGGGCGCGACGGGTCGATCGACTGGCTGTGCCTGCCCGGCTTCGACTCGCCGGCGTGCTTCGCCGCGCTGCTGCACAACGACAGCGCCGGCCGGTGGCTGCTGGCCCCGGTGGGGGGCGGCCCCGCGACGCGGCGCCGGTACCGGGACGACACCCTGGTCCTGGAGAGCGAGTGGCACACCGCCGACGGCGGCGTGCGCGTCGTGGACTGCATGCCGCTGCGGGGCGAGGCCGCCGACGTGGTGCGCCTGGTCGAAGGACTCAGCGGACGCGTGACGATGCGGATGGACCTGCGGCTGCGCCCGGACTACGGCCGGATCGTCCCGTGGGTGCACCGCGCGGGCGGCGGACTGCGGGCCGTGGCCGGCCCGGACGGGTTCTGGCTGCACACCCCGGTGGAGGTGCACGGGGAGAACCTGACCACCCGGGCGGAGTTCACCGTCGAGGCCGGCCGGCAGGTCCCCTTCGTCCTGACCCACAAGCCGTCCCACCTGGTCAGCCGCCCCAGGCCGGTCGAGGCGCGGGCGGCCGTCGAGGCCACCGAGCGGTTCTGGCGGTCCTGGACGGGCCGGTGCGCCTACCGCGGGCCGTGGGAGGACGCGGTACGGCGCTCCCTGATCACCCTCAAGGCCCTGACGTACCGGCCCACGGGGGGCATCGTCGCCGCGGCGACCACCTCGCTGCCCGAGCGGATCGGCGGCCCGCGCAACTGGGACTACCGCTACTGCTGGCTGCGCGACGCCACGTTCACGCTCCAGGCGCTCGTCGGCACCGGCTACCTGGAGGAGGCGACCCGGTGGCGGGACTGGCTGCTGCGCGCGGTCGCCGGCAACCCCGCCGACCTCCAGATCATGTACGGGCTCGACGGCACCTGGCGGCTGCCCGAGTACGAACTCGACTGGCTCTCCGGATACGAGGACTCGTCGCCCGTCCGGGTCGGCAACGCCGCCACCCGCCAGTTCCAGCTGGACGTGTGGGGCGAGGTCCTCGAATGCCTCTACATGGGCCGCGAGGCCGGCATGGCCGCCAGCGACACGGCGTGGGACATGCAGCTGGCCCTCCTGGACTTCCTGGAGGGCAACTGGCGGGAGCCCGACCTCAGCCTGTGGGAGGTCCGCGGCGAACCGCGCCACTTCGTGCACTCGAAGGCGCTGGCCTGGGCCGGCGTCGACCGGGCGGTGCGCTCGGTGCCGCACCACGGCCACCGGGGCCCGGTGGACCGCTGGGAGGAGCTGCGCGACCGCATCCACCGGGAGGTCTGCGAGCACGGCTTCGACGCCGAACGGAACACCTTCACCCAGTTCTACGGGTCGAAGGGCGTGGACGCGGCCCTCCTGCTGCTGCCCCGCGTCGGCTTCCTGCCCTGGCGGGACCCGCGGATCCGCGGCACCGTCGACACCGTGCGCCGCGAACTGGACGAGGACGGCTTCCTGCGGCGCTACCTGCCGGAGGCGGACGGCGGCGTGGACGGCCTGCCCGGCCCCGAGGCCACCTTCCTGGTCTGCACCTTCTGGCTCGTCGACGCCCTGCACGGCACCGGCCGGCGGCAGGAGGCCCTGGAACTGTTCGAGCGGCTGCTGGACCTGCGCAACGACGTGGGGCTGCTCGCGGAGCAGTACGACCCGGCCACGGGCCGCCACCTCGGCAACACGCCGCAGGCGTTCAGCATGGTCGGCCTCGTCAACAGCGCGCTGTGGCTCAGCGGCACGACGGACATCACCTGCCTGGACGGACGGCACGCCGACGCCCGAGACGGCGCCGGCACCACCGCACCCGCCGCACACCGCGGCCCCGCGCGCCACTGA
- a CDS encoding GMC oxidoreductase has product MNDIDTPVHREADVLIIGSGPVGCAFARKLVEAGRNVLMIDAGAQLSRRYGEHLKNSYLFQKNIDLFVSVIRGNLLPLSTATNREPVLTLDPSAFSYDPDKYAGFSMRNQNPEQRGYVNLPAAAATYAVGGMATHWTCAVPRFHPEVERRYGGRGYPIDEKRMDRLYDEAESLLARSTSVFAASARHLLVKRVLQRAGEEFADVTELPLAVSDRADSARTSAVTWSAADTVLGDLADPAHTPPQGSFALLPEHQCVGLKITGSGKHRKVRHAVVRNLRDVREEIRLRAETYVVACGAVPTPQLLFNSGVTLPALGRYLTEQPMSFCQVVLHREHMDRVEEILRTVPGSGDEAADRVARYRAAQLKRLHSGDKTADPVPFPPSERDPNLVLPVTGGRPWHCQIHRDAFTYGAVPPNVDPRLIVDLRWFGISRPRPENKVVFSRKIHDTFDMPQPTFHFCLDEAERKEADRMNKHMLRTAAALGGFMPGSEPVFLTPGLPLHIAGTTRMGTSPLDSVVDEYSKVWNIDNLYLGGNGLHPFGNASNPTLTSVATALHAADTILKGHPGH; this is encoded by the coding sequence ATGAACGACATCGACACACCCGTCCACCGCGAGGCCGACGTGCTGATCATCGGCAGCGGCCCGGTCGGGTGCGCCTTCGCGCGGAAACTGGTGGAGGCGGGCAGGAACGTCCTGATGATCGACGCCGGGGCCCAGCTGTCCCGCCGCTACGGCGAACACCTCAAGAACAGCTACCTGTTCCAGAAGAACATCGACCTGTTCGTCTCCGTCATCAGGGGCAACCTGCTTCCCCTGTCGACCGCCACCAACAGGGAGCCGGTGCTCACGCTCGACCCGTCGGCGTTCTCGTACGACCCGGACAAGTACGCCGGCTTCTCGATGCGCAACCAGAACCCGGAGCAGCGGGGGTACGTCAACCTGCCCGCGGCGGCGGCCACGTACGCGGTGGGCGGCATGGCCACCCACTGGACCTGCGCGGTGCCCCGCTTCCACCCCGAAGTGGAACGGCGGTACGGCGGCCGGGGCTACCCCATCGACGAGAAGCGGATGGACAGGCTGTACGACGAGGCGGAGTCCCTGCTCGCCCGCAGCACCTCCGTCTTCGCCGCCTCCGCCCGCCACCTGCTGGTCAAGCGGGTGCTGCAACGGGCCGGGGAGGAGTTCGCCGACGTCACCGAACTGCCCCTCGCGGTCAGCGACCGCGCCGACTCCGCCCGGACCTCGGCGGTGACGTGGTCGGCCGCCGACACCGTCCTCGGCGACCTGGCCGACCCCGCCCACACGCCGCCGCAGGGCTCGTTCGCGCTGCTGCCCGAGCACCAGTGCGTCGGGCTGAAGATCACCGGTTCGGGCAAGCACCGGAAGGTCCGCCACGCCGTGGTGCGCAACCTGCGCGACGTGCGCGAGGAGATCCGGTTGCGCGCCGAGACGTACGTGGTGGCGTGCGGCGCCGTCCCGACGCCGCAACTGCTGTTCAACTCCGGCGTCACCCTGCCCGCCCTCGGCCGCTACCTGACCGAACAGCCCATGTCGTTCTGCCAGGTGGTGCTGCACCGGGAGCACATGGACCGCGTCGAGGAGATCCTGCGGACCGTCCCCGGCAGCGGGGACGAGGCCGCCGACCGGGTCGCCCGCTACCGCGCCGCCCAGCTCAAGCGGCTGCACTCCGGCGACAAGACCGCCGACCCGGTGCCCTTCCCGCCCTCCGAACGGGACCCCAACCTGGTCCTGCCGGTGACCGGCGGGCGCCCCTGGCACTGCCAGATCCACCGGGACGCCTTCACCTACGGCGCGGTGCCGCCCAACGTCGACCCCCGGCTCATCGTCGACCTGCGCTGGTTCGGCATCTCCCGCCCCCGCCCGGAGAACAAGGTCGTCTTCTCCCGCAAGATCCACGACACCTTCGACATGCCGCAGCCCACCTTCCACTTCTGCCTCGACGAGGCCGAACGGAAGGAGGCCGACCGCATGAACAAGCACATGCTGCGCACCGCCGCCGCGCTGGGCGGCTTCATGCCCGGCTCCGAACCGGTCTTCCTCACCCCGGGCCTGCCGCTGCACATCGCGGGCACCACCCGCATGGGCACCAGCCCGCTGGACAGCGTCGTCGACGAGTACTCCAAGGTCTGGAACATCGACAACCTCTACCTCGGCGGCAACGGCCTGCACCCCTTCGGCAACGCCTCCAACCCCACGCTCACCAGCGTCGCCACGGCGCTGCACGCGGCCGACACCATCCTCAAGGGCCACCCCGGACACTGA
- the iolE gene encoding myo-inosose-2 dehydratase, whose product MPAHTAPRPDGIHLGITPTCWTNDDFPLIGNDIPMEQCLSEIALAGFEGCSIGHTFTPDVDALIAAMHLRGLSVSEPWVSTYFTVPDGPERTARELLRVLEFLKRFNAGDPPVRTRVIGVAETGGSAHLQALSLRGNKPEFTDEQWADLCDGLDKLGEITASQGFALAYHPHMGTGVQTGQDVDRLMRDTDPRHVGLLLDTGHLAWAGADPVEIVERHRDRIAHVHLKNVRGGVRRDCTLADGSFREYIEAGIFTVPGDSDGDIDFDAVLEALRPGDSYRGWLVVEAEQDPHGGQPPLHYARTAHAYLARALGRPDPAAPPREATP is encoded by the coding sequence ATGCCGGCACACACCGCCCCCCGCCCGGACGGCATCCACCTGGGCATCACCCCCACCTGCTGGACCAACGACGACTTCCCGCTCATCGGCAACGACATCCCGATGGAGCAGTGCCTCAGCGAGATCGCGCTCGCCGGGTTCGAAGGGTGCAGCATCGGCCACACCTTCACCCCCGACGTCGACGCGCTGATCGCCGCGATGCACCTGCGCGGCCTCAGCGTGAGCGAGCCGTGGGTGAGCACGTACTTCACCGTGCCCGACGGCCCCGAGCGCACCGCCCGCGAACTGCTGAGGGTGCTGGAGTTCCTGAAGCGGTTCAACGCCGGCGACCCCCCGGTGCGGACCCGCGTCATCGGCGTCGCGGAGACCGGCGGGTCCGCCCACCTCCAGGCACTCAGCCTGCGCGGCAACAAACCGGAGTTCACCGACGAGCAGTGGGCCGACCTGTGCGACGGGCTGGACAAGCTCGGCGAGATCACCGCGAGCCAGGGCTTCGCCCTGGCCTACCACCCGCACATGGGCACCGGCGTCCAGACCGGGCAGGACGTCGACCGGCTCATGCGGGACACCGACCCGCGCCACGTCGGCCTCCTGCTGGACACCGGCCACCTCGCCTGGGCGGGGGCCGACCCGGTGGAGATCGTCGAGCGCCACCGCGACCGCATCGCCCACGTGCACCTCAAGAACGTCCGCGGCGGCGTCCGCCGGGACTGCACCCTCGCCGACGGCAGCTTCCGCGAGTACATCGAGGCCGGCATCTTCACCGTGCCCGGCGACAGCGACGGCGACATCGACTTCGACGCCGTACTCGAGGCCCTCCGCCCGGGCGACTCCTACCGCGGCTGGCTGGTGGTGGAGGCCGAGCAGGACCCGCACGGCGGGCAGCCGCCGCTCCACTACGCCCGGACCGCCCACGCCTACCTGGCGCGGGCCCTCGGCCGACCGGACCCGGCCGCACCCCCACGGGAGGCAACCCCATGA
- a CDS encoding FG-GAP repeat domain-containing protein yields the protein MSASTPLNIRVPRFTREVVQDDLVEGYWLEAPDIDGDTRPDLFGHGLYLGEIYWYRNPDWRRRLVADGFHMPIGAHFADISGNGRPDIAVCYELYGPGGRIDDPDPRGGKIDWIENPGDPDSGARWKRHYIGRETAMHRLRLGHFTQTRTPELMGLPTVGARHVHALVPVVLFSPGDDVRRPWNKQVVDDSHFRMLHGGEIRRNPLPGSEHLDSVLLASEEGVTWLHHDEREHRFTTTHIGSGEHERFERTGFKGSGDVGAGRVGDDPHAYVAATEPFHGNTVAVYVKERHGTPVAEATWHRVVLDVFGDPNELGEGPGHQVVCADFDNDGDDEFLVALRGPYPWQGVFYYKALDVTAGVFAKWRVSSDSAARIAVGDFDGDGRLDFATIAYKVDKYFLAENAKLCLFRNAIEGATAGP from the coding sequence ATGAGCGCGAGCACCCCCCTGAACATCCGCGTCCCCCGCTTCACCCGGGAGGTCGTGCAGGACGACCTCGTCGAGGGCTACTGGCTGGAGGCCCCCGACATCGACGGCGACACCCGTCCCGACCTGTTCGGCCACGGCCTGTACCTCGGCGAGATCTACTGGTACCGCAACCCCGACTGGCGGCGGCGACTGGTCGCCGACGGCTTCCACATGCCGATCGGCGCCCACTTCGCCGACATCTCCGGCAACGGCCGCCCCGACATCGCGGTCTGCTACGAGCTGTACGGCCCGGGCGGGCGCATCGACGACCCCGACCCCCGCGGCGGGAAGATCGACTGGATCGAGAACCCCGGGGACCCCGACTCCGGGGCACGCTGGAAGCGCCACTACATCGGCCGCGAGACCGCCATGCACCGGCTGCGCCTCGGCCACTTCACCCAGACCCGCACACCCGAGCTGATGGGCCTGCCGACCGTGGGCGCCCGGCACGTCCACGCCCTCGTCCCCGTCGTGCTGTTCAGCCCCGGAGACGACGTACGCCGCCCCTGGAACAAGCAGGTCGTCGACGACAGCCACTTCCGCATGCTCCACGGAGGGGAGATCCGGCGGAACCCGCTGCCCGGCAGCGAGCACCTCGACTCGGTCCTGCTCGCCTCCGAGGAGGGCGTGACCTGGCTCCACCACGACGAGCGCGAACACCGGTTCACCACCACCCACATCGGCTCCGGCGAACACGAGCGGTTCGAGCGGACCGGGTTCAAGGGCAGCGGCGACGTCGGCGCCGGACGCGTCGGCGACGACCCGCACGCCTACGTCGCGGCCACCGAACCCTTCCACGGCAACACGGTGGCGGTGTACGTCAAGGAACGGCACGGCACCCCCGTGGCCGAGGCGACCTGGCACCGGGTCGTGCTGGACGTCTTCGGCGACCCCAACGAACTCGGCGAGGGCCCCGGCCACCAGGTCGTCTGCGCGGACTTCGACAACGACGGCGACGACGAGTTCCTGGTCGCCCTGCGCGGGCCGTACCCCTGGCAGGGCGTCTTCTACTACAAGGCGCTGGACGTCACCGCCGGCGTGTTCGCCAAGTGGCGGGTGTCCTCCGACAGCGCCGCGCGGATCGCCGTCGGCGACTTCGACGGGGACGGCCGGCTCGACTTCGCCACCATCGCCTACAAGGTCGACAAGTACTTCCTCGCGGAGAACGCCAAGCTCTGCCTGTTCCGCAACGCCATCGAGGGGGCCACCGCCGGGCCGTAG